In Planifilum fimeticola, the following are encoded in one genomic region:
- a CDS encoding DNA-binding protein encodes MAGRESGDVMSQPTIEEVIAKLKMVFKGKLTREEVADWAWKYVTDDSLVLEDKKLRDLLDCAEGVDIPVSPGKYLFHEEDIKYWIRQFEKN; translated from the coding sequence TTGGCCGGGAGGGAAAGCGGTGATGTGATGTCACAACCAACAATTGAAGAGGTTATTGCGAAGTTAAAAATGGTTTTCAAAGGAAAATTGACGAGGGAAGAAGTGGCTGATTGGGCATGGAAGTATGTAACGGATGATTCTTTGGTCTTAGAAGACAAGAAATTGCGGGACCTGCTGGATTGTGCTGAAGGAGTTGATATACCGGTTTCGCCTGGAAAATACCTGTTTCATGAAGAAGACATCAAGTACTGGATAAGGCAATTTGAAAAGAATTGA